One part of the Ranitomeya imitator isolate aRanImi1 chromosome 10, aRanImi1.pri, whole genome shotgun sequence genome encodes these proteins:
- the LOC138652235 gene encoding olfactory receptor 5A2-like produces the protein MAEFILMGFSDVPELQYFLFIIFFCIFNISLSAHMFLILLYRFGPNLHTPMYFFLSNFSFMEICYLVTICPKMLTNLLSGQKTITFYGCAIQMYLFVLLACSECYMLVSMAYDRYIAICQPLLYNILMRKVVCMQLIGASCLIGTVVALIQTVLIFSLPFCGSHEINHFYCDIPPLMALACADTWVYEVLTFLITLSVIVGSFILTLFSYSVIIRTIVRKCSSSGRKKAFSTCTSHVVVVTIFYGSGCVMYLRPKSSYGTGEDKFISLMYTIVTPLFNPFIYSLRNNDVKSAVRSILYNIKLARER, from the coding sequence ATGGCTGAATTTATCCTTATGGGATTTTCTGATGTTCCTGAGCTCCAGTACTTCttattcatcatcttcttctgcATCTTTAACATCTCCTTATCTGCTCACATGTTTTTGATTCTTTTATACAGATTCGGTCCAAACCTTCACACTCCCATGTACTTCTTCCTATCTAATTTCTCCTTTATGGAAATATGTTATCTTGTAACTATATGTCCCAAAATGTTAACAAACCTGCTCTCCGGTCAGAAAACGATAACTTTTTATGGCTGTGCTATACAAATGTACCTCTTTGTCTTATTAGCTTGCTCAGAGTGCTACATGCTGGTGTCCATGGCTTACGATCGCTATATCGCCATATGTCAGCCCTTGTTATATAATATCCTTATGCGTAAAGTCGTATGTATGCAGCTGATAGGGGCTTCGTGCTTGATAGGAACAGTGGTTGCCCTAATCCAGACTGTGCTCATATTTTCCCTGCCGTTCTGTGGGTCTCATGAAATCAACCATTTCTACTGTGACATCCCACCTCTCATGGCATTGGCGTGTGCCGACACTTGGGTTTACGAAGTTCTTACCTTTCTCATTACTTTGTCTGTTATTGTAGGTTCCTTCATTTTGACGCTTTTTTCTTATTCAGTAATAATAAGGACAATTGTTAGGAAATGTTCCTCGTCAGGAAGGAAGAAAGCtttctccacctgcacctctcacGTCGTAGTGGTGACTATATTTTACGGATCCGGATGTGTAATGTATCTGAGACCCAAGTCAAGTTACGGCACGGGCGAGGACAAGTTTATATCGCTCATGTATACTATTGTCACACCGTTGTTTAATCCCTTTATCTACAGTTTGAGGAATAATGACGTGAAATCTGCGGTCAGAAGCATTTTGTACAATATAAAACTAGCTCGGGAACGATAA